A genomic region of Callospermophilus lateralis isolate mCalLat2 unplaced genomic scaffold, mCalLat2.hap1 Scaffold_132, whole genome shotgun sequence contains the following coding sequences:
- the LOC143388653 gene encoding protein Wnt-6-like, protein MLPSVSSLLGLLLLLLLCPAHVGGLWWAVGSPLVMDPTSICRKARRLAGRQAELCQAEPEVVAELARGARLGVRECQFQFRFRRWNCSSHSKAFGCILQQDIRETAFVFAITAAGASHAVTQACSMGELLQCGCQAPRGRAPPRPSSLPGTPGPPAPTGSPDASAAREWGGCGDDVDFGDEKSRLFMDAQHKRGRGDIRALVQLHNNEAGRLAMRSHTRTECKCHGLSGSCALRTCWQKLPPFREVGARLLERFHGASRVMGTNDGKALLPAVRTLKPPGRADLLYAADSPDFCAPNRRTGSPGTRGCACNSSAPDLSGCDLLCCGRGHRQESVQLEENCLCRFHWCCVVQCHRCRVRKELSLCL, encoded by the exons GGCCGTGGGCAGCCCCTTGGTCATGGACCCCACCAGCATCTGCAGGAAGGCTCGGCGACTGGCAGGGCGGCAGGCTGAGTTGTGCCAGGCTGAGCCAGAAGTGGTAGCAGAGTTAGCCCGGGGCGCCCGGCTTGGGGTGCGAGAGTGCCAGTTCCAGTTCCGCTTCCGACGCTGGAACTGCTCCAGTCACAGCAAAGCCTTTGGGTGCATCCTGCAGCAGG ACATCAGGGAGACCGCCTTTGTTTTTGCAATTACGGCTGCCGGCGCCAGCCACGCGGTCACACAGGCCTGTTCGATGGGCGAGCTGCTGCAGTGTGGCTGCCAGGCCCCCCGGGGCCGGGCCCCGCCTCGGCCCTCCAGCCTGCCTGGCACCCCAGGGCCCCCTGCACCCACAGGCTCCCCAGACGCCAGCGCTGCCCGGGAGTGGGGAGGCTGCGGTGACGACGTGGACTTTGGGGATGAGAAGTCCAGGCTCTTTATGGATGCCCAACACAAGCGGGGACGAGGAGACATCCGAGCGTTGGTGCAACTACACAACAATGAGGCAGGCCGGCTG GCCATGCGGAGCCACACGCGCACTGAATGCAAGTGCCATGGGCTGTCGGGCTCGTGCGCACTGCGCACCTGCTGGCAGAAGCTGCCCCCGTTCCGCGAGGTGGGAGCGCGGCTGCTGGAGCGCTTCCACGGCGCCTCACGAGTCATGGGCACCAACGACGGCAAGGCCCTACTGCCCGCCGTTCGCACGCTCAAGCCGCCAGGCCGCGCCGACCTCCTATACGCAGCGGATTCGCCAGACTTCTGTGCCCCCAACCGGCGCACTGGCTCGCCAGGCACTCGCGGCTGTGCCTGCAACAGCAGTGCCCCGGACCTCAGTGGCTGCGATCTATTGTGCTGCGGCCGTGGGCACCGCCAAGAGAGCGTACAGCTCGAGGAGAACTGCCTGTGCCGCTTCCACTGGTGCTGCGTGGTGCAGTGCCACCGCTGCCGCGTGCGCAAGGAGCTCAGCCTCTGCCTCTGA